Proteins encoded together in one Microbacterium sp. zg-Y625 window:
- a CDS encoding J domain-containing protein, producing MFDSPLSASAYDVLGVEPAADDEALRKAYRLRLRQTHPDTGGDAAVFVQVQRAWELVGTPDARAAYDRGHGFGAAAAPDFSGWKAPSARTDTRPRARSFGHPGGWRRERYLTLIREWAGRGVDLPDPYGPALVRTAPHEVRRLLADALAEEATARVVADLGMGYTVWHDVSAPARGDRPDAKLDHIVLGPSGLYAVLSEDFGGPVRVRRGELIGDGVEGSPVADLVARTRTIARAAGVRFSGVLVVLPDDDLLQPIEELGKVRGLPVAVVSRSSLATVLRRGMTGARDIGGNELFDVRTRLQRTVRFV from the coding sequence GTGTTCGACAGTCCGCTGTCCGCCTCGGCGTACGACGTGCTCGGCGTCGAGCCCGCGGCCGACGACGAGGCGCTGCGCAAGGCCTATCGCCTGCGACTGCGGCAGACCCACCCCGACACCGGTGGCGATGCCGCGGTGTTCGTGCAGGTGCAGCGCGCGTGGGAGCTGGTGGGCACCCCCGACGCCCGTGCGGCCTATGACCGCGGCCACGGTTTCGGCGCGGCTGCCGCCCCGGACTTCTCCGGGTGGAAGGCACCGTCCGCGCGCACCGACACCCGTCCGCGCGCCCGCTCGTTCGGGCACCCCGGCGGATGGCGGCGGGAGCGCTACCTCACCCTGATCCGGGAGTGGGCAGGGCGCGGCGTCGACCTTCCGGACCCGTACGGCCCCGCCCTCGTGCGCACCGCACCCCACGAGGTGCGCCGGCTGCTGGCCGACGCGCTCGCCGAAGAGGCCACCGCGCGCGTGGTCGCCGATCTCGGCATGGGCTACACCGTGTGGCACGACGTCTCGGCGCCGGCCCGCGGCGACCGCCCCGACGCGAAGCTCGACCACATCGTGCTCGGTCCCAGCGGGCTGTATGCCGTGCTGTCCGAAGATTTCGGCGGACCCGTGCGCGTGCGGCGGGGCGAACTCATCGGCGACGGGGTCGAAGGGTCGCCCGTGGCCGACCTGGTCGCCCGTACCCGCACCATCGCCCGCGCTGCGGGCGTGCGGTTCAGCGGCGTGCTGGTGGTGCTGCCCGACGACGACCTGCTGCAGCCGATCGAGGAGCTGGGGAAGGTTCGCGGCCTGCCGGTGGCGGTGGTCTCGCGCAGCTCGCTGGCGACGGTGCTCCGCCGCGGCATGACCGGTGCGCGCGACATCGGCGGCAACGAGCTGTTCGACGTGCGCACGCGCCTGCAGCGCACCGTGCGCTTCGTCTGA